One Gossypium hirsutum isolate 1008001.06 chromosome A11, Gossypium_hirsutum_v2.1, whole genome shotgun sequence genomic window carries:
- the LOC107886993 gene encoding uncharacterized protein — translation MAAPTSSNLKCFKFIFIAIFCCNVNSGNAQNFPAQSLAKAFFCFSNKYIYTGCDEAYRLNESGNLNVPHEATDIFCNGPCFAETQLVLKCVDNILSDFIFYNKATIGDVSNVLHAGCSYTNRRGNFDVGDYFQGEISEAPSLRSFIISLSTLTLIIGFFMF, via the exons ATGGCAGCACCTACTTCATCAAACCTCAAGTGTTTCAAATTCATTTTCATTGCCATATTCTGCTGCAACGTTAACTCAGGGAATGCTCAGAATTTCCCCGCACAATCCCTTGCAAAAGCGTTCTTTTGTTTCAGCAACAAATAT atTTATACTGGCTGCGACGAGGCTTATAGATTGAATGAGAGTGGTAACCTTAACGTACCACATGAAGCTACTGACATCTTCTGCAACGGACCTTGCTTTGCTGAGACACAGTTAGTGCTTAAATGTGTTGACAACATTTTATCAGACTTCATATTTTATAACAAGGCCACCATTGGAGACGTCTCAAATGTACTCCATGCTGGTTGCAGCTACACAAACAGAAGAG GGAATTTCGATGTGGGAGATTATTTTCAGGGTGAAATAAGCGAGGCACCAAGTTTGCGCAGCTTTATCATCAGCTTGTCTACATTAACACTAATCATtggcttttttatgttttaa
- the LOC107886986 gene encoding F-box/FBD/LRR-repeat protein At4g26340, translating to MPPKDLFAFNIIGTQKKQERQTMMDEEQDRISNLSDDVLAHILSFLELRDAFKTMILSKRWEKVWTLTHIINLNNKSCVRRFDQRLSLDKEIRRRTTFINFINGVLFGHNMIFPVKAFTLSYYFGYADFIRYRHSPYIIKWVDAVSTNDLEKFDFSISIDCTFPALNMPPTLFQCQNLVTLSLESINRVLIRFDVLETVYLLSLKYLRLVKVRFEEENTLKNLLSGCPVLEELYMEPGDTGFKSIPHFYFISPSLKILKWKREEGFRGYFVVKAPKLEHLHFVEHSMLGFSMSVSPSLVSVVMDIGSSFGHHGHISVEKLFQGISNAQKLEWSTHHTFMAKVEFDNLPEFCNLTHLKIGSCQDLYFVSSIIQHSPHLKHLIFDKDHFISGPMTWMPPVPVPSCLISHLETVEIIAPEGQTSYEIELILYLLHMGKVLKKMVVTPFSCIDLRRKLWESPKASRCKIVFSDFPAGGTSR from the exons ATGCCTCCAAAAGATCTATTTGCCTTTAACATCATAGGAACTCAGAAAAAACAAGAGAGGCAGACGATGATGGACGAAGAACAAGACAGGATCAGCAACTTATCGGACGATGTTTTGGCTCACATTCTGTCGTTTTTGGAACTAAGGGATGCTTTCAAAACCATGATTTTATCAAAAAGATGGGAAAAGGTTTGGACTTTGACTCATATCATCAACTTGAATAACAAATCATGTGTGAGGCGCTTCGATCAACGCTTGTCTCTTGACAAAGAGATTAGACGAAGAACTACTTTCATTAACTTCATCAATGGGGTTTTATTTGGCCATAACATGATATTCCCGGTAAAAGCCTTCACCCTTTCATATTATTTTGGTTATGCAGATTTCATTAGGTATAGACACAGCCCATATATCATCAAATGGGTTGATGCTGTAAGTACAAATGATCttgaaaagtttgatttttcTATTTCGATTGATTGTACATTTCCGGCTCTCAATATGCCTCCTACATTGTTTCAATGTCAAAACCTGGTAACATTAAGTTTAGAGTCCATTAATAGAGTTCTTATCCGTTTCGATGTCCTTGAAACGGTCTATTTATTGAGTCTTAAGTATCTCCGTCTTGTTAAAGTCCGATTTGAGGAAGAAAACACGTTGAAGAATCTTTTATCAGGCTGTCCTGTTCTTGAAGAACTATACATGGAACCCGGGGATACCGGTTTTAAATCAATCCCGcatttttactttatttcaccTTCATTGAAGATACTAAAATGGAAACGTGAAGAAGGGTTTCGTGGTTATTTTGTTGTTAAAGCACCAAAACTTGAACATCTTCATTTTGTGGAACATTCTATGTTGGGTTTTAGCATGAGTGTTTCACCCTCTTTAGTTTCTGTTGTTATGGATATTGGTTCATCTTTCGGTCATCATGGCCATATATCAGTCGAGAAGCTTTTTCAAGGCATCTCCAATGCTCAAAAACTTGAATGGTCCACCCACCATACATTT ATGGCTAAGGTAGAGTTTGATAATTTACCTGAGTTCTGCAATTTGACCCATTTGAAAATAGGAAGTTGCCAAGACttgtattttgtttcttccattatTCAACATTCACCTCATTTGAAGCACTTGATCTTTGATAAG GATCACTTCATCTCCGGACCAATGACATGGATGCCTCCGGTGCCAGTCCCATCGTGTTTGATATCGCACCTCGAAACGGTAGAAATCATTGCACCTGAAGGCCAAACAAGCTACGAAATCGAATTGATTTTATATCTTCTGCATATGGGAAAGGTATTGAAAAAGATGGTTGTCACTCCATTTTCATGTATAGACTTGAGGAGGAAACTGTGGGAATCTCCAAAGGCGAGCAGATGCAAGATCGTGTTTTCCGATTTTCCGGCCGGTGGTACGTCAAGATAA